In a single window of the Metopolophium dirhodum isolate CAU chromosome 2, ASM1992520v1, whole genome shotgun sequence genome:
- the LOC132938002 gene encoding mucin-2-like, with amino-acid sequence MRPRSYIAFFVVFAHVRGYDEKPNLDFGRLPDDTKPESYALSVLPDFDAVNPSFTGLVDISIVVKTTTAEITFNSKDLVLHEIRITDDNTNGDVRVDSWKCMEDLEQVKVKVDGLILAKRKYTIHIDYSGYLNDDASKIFHTSYDAYLRVKKLVAANNQLQTTRARSAFPCYDELHFKTPFNVSIKTKRNEIALSSMPILNTVDIDEPIGKDSTKYTYKTWVHFIQTPLIPTSMVNIFVGEFKQLGKLRQSLSHEDGLYLEKYIMRAAPDQLNAIRNKKYADIPTDSSPMFSSTISETKESTSIPVTTDPSSVPSSTISEAQESTFTPVTTDPSSMPSSTISGAQESTFTPVTTDPSSMPSSTISGAQESTFTPVTTDPSSVPSSTISEAQESTFTPVTTEPSSMPSSTISVTKESTSIPVTTDPSSVPSSTISEAQESTFTPVTTDPSSMPSSTISEAQESTFTPVTTDPSSVPSSTISEAQESTFTPVTTDPSSMPSSTISEAQESTFTPVTTDTSSVPSSTISEAQESTFTPVTTEPSSMPSSTISEAQESTFTPVTTDPSSMPSSTISVTKESTSTSVTTDSSSISFSTISVTQESTSTSVATESSSMSSSTTVATQESTSTSVATESSSVYYGTTTEPIQPTIYTDSTTKLSTSVEPVPIRYSRTSTEHVPTSEPFVPTTKYTTSTYKPMIVSTESFYGRPYYVFNFIFTSVLIIIALLMGTVFFWNKLARKNVFSNNVNISL; translated from the exons ATGCGACCGCGATCATATATTGCGTTTTTCGTCGTTTTTGCGCACGTCCGGGGATACGATGAAAAACCTAACTTGGATTTTGGACGGTTGCCGGACGACACCAAACCGGAATCGTACGCACTGAGTGTGTTGCCGGATTTTGATGCGGTAAACCCTTCGTTCACCGGCCTAGTGGACATCTCAATCGTAGTGAAGACCACCACCGCCGAGATTACATTTAACTCAAAGGACTTGGTGTTGCACGAAATCAGGATTACGGATGATAACACCAACGGCGATGTCAGGGTTGACTCTTGGAAGTGCATGGAAGACCTGGAACAAGTAAAAGTCAAGGTAGATGGACTTATTTTGGCAAAACGaaaatacactatacatattgaTTATAGTGGTTATTTGAACGACGATGCGTCCAAGATTTTCCACACCTCTTACGATGCCTACCTGCGTGTAAAAAA GTTGGTGGCTGCTAACAATCAATTACAAACTACACGCGCAAGAAGTGCTTTTCCTTGTTATGATGAACTACACTTTAAAACACCATTTAACGTATCCATAAAAACTAAAAGGAACGAAATCGCTTTGTCAAGTATGCCGATTTTGAACACTGTTGACAT AGATGAGCCCATAGGAAAAGATTCAACCAAATACACGTACAAGACCTGGGTTCATTTTATTCAAACTCCACTAATTCCAACATCTATGGTTAACATTTTTGTTGGTGAATTCAAGCAACTTGGCAAATTACGTCAAAGCTTAAGTCACGAGGATGGCTTATATctggaaaaatatataatgagaGCGGCTCCTGATCAACTGAACGcaataagaaataagaaatatGCAGATATTCCAACAGATTCGTCACCAATGTTTTCTAGTACAATTTCAGAAACAAAAGAATCCACTTCCATCCCCGTTACTACAGATCCGTCATCAGTGCCATCTAGTACAATTTCGGAAGCACAAGAATCCACTTTCACCCCTGTTACTACAGATCCGTCATCAATGCCTTCTAGTACAATTTCGGGAGCACAAGAATCCACTTTCACCCCTGTTACTACAGATCCGTCATCAATGCCTTCTAGTACAATTTCGGGAGCACAAGAATCCACTTTCACCCCTGTTACTACAGATCCATCATCAGTGCCATCTAGTACAATTTCGGAAGCACAAGAATCCACTTTCACCCCTGTTACTACAGAACCGTCATCAATGCCTTCTAGTACAATTTCGGTAACAAAAGAATCCACTTCCATCCCCGTTACTACAGATCCATCATCAGTGCCATCTAGTACAATTTCGGAAGCACAAGAATCTACTTTCACCCCTGTTACTACAGATCCGTCATCAATGCCTTCTAGTACAATTTCGGAAGCACAAGAATCTACTTTCACCCCTGTTACTACAGATCCATCATCAGTGCCATCTAGTACAATTTCGGAAGCACAAGAATCTACTTTCACCCCTGTTACTACAGATCCGTCATCAATGCCTTCTAGTACAATTTCGGAAGCACAAGAATCCACTTTCACCCCTGTTACTACAGATACGTCATCAGTGCCATCTAGTACAATTTCGGAAGCACAAGAATCTACTTTCACCCCTGTTACTACAGAACCGTCATCAATGCCTTCTAGTACAATTTCGGAAGCACAAGAATCCACTTTCACCCCTGTTACTACAGATCCGTCATCAATGCCTTCTAGTACAATTTCGGTAACAAAAGAATCCACTTCCACCTCTGTTACTACAGATTCGTCATCAATATCTTTTAGTACAATTTCGGTAACACAAGAGTCCACTTCTACTTCTGTTGCTACTGAGTCTTCGTCAATGTCTTCTAGTACAACTGTGGCAACACAAGAATCTACTTCCACCTCTGTTGCTACTGAATCTTCGTCAGTTTATTATGGAACAACGACAGAACCAATTCAACCGACAATTTACACCGATTCTACAACAAAATTAAGCACGTCAGTCGAACCTGTTCCTATAAGATACAGTAGAACATCAACAGAACATGTCCCAACATCGGAACCTTTTGTGCCTACTACCAAATATACAACGTCAACATATAAACCAATGATTGTGTCCACTGAATCGTTTTATGGACgaccatattatgtatttaattttattttcacaagtgtgttaataattattgctcTTTTAATGGGCACAGTATTTTTTTGGAATAAGCTTGCTAGGAAAAATGTTTTCAGtaacaatgtaaatatttcTCTGTAA